Proteins from one Mycteria americana isolate JAX WOST 10 ecotype Jacksonville Zoo and Gardens chromosome 1, USCA_MyAme_1.0, whole genome shotgun sequence genomic window:
- the GYG2 gene encoding glycogenin-2, whose translation MSVTDQAFVTLATDDVYCQGALVLGQSLRNHTTSRKLAVLITPEVSSGMRSVLRSVFDEVIEVDALDSADSVRLALMQRPELGVTFTKLHCWTLTHYSKCVFMDADTLVLCNVDELFDREEFSAAPDSGWPDCFNSGVFVFRPSLKTYNLLLRFAAEHGSFDGGDQGLLNSFFSNWATADIGKHLPFLYNLSSSAVYTYVPAFNHFGRDAKVVHFLGATKPWNYKYNLQTKRVMQDGTTSGSFHQLSFLALWWNIYSASILPLLEKLQKMEESESEECKHTFNGVEITLKKVSPSVANSLQMPVLPEQTYEIYPTACSPEELTSKAQPVCEVEQSGSKVHLSEPDRPPEQLVFHPAFQETSELNEVTHSVSELSIHFKPEEPSPEDERRKWEEGCMDYMGKDAFEHIKKKLDAFLH comes from the exons TAACGGATCAAGCCTTTGTGACCCTTGCTACTGATGATGTGTACTGTCAAGGCGCTCTGGTTCTCGGACAGTCGTTGAGGAACCATACGACATCTAGAAAACTGGCAGTACTAATTACACCAGAGGTTTCTAGTGGGATGAG GTCTGTCCTCCGCAGTGTATTTGATGAAGTAATCGAAGTGGATGCGCTTGACAGTGCTGACTCAGTCCGTTTGGCTCTCATGCAGAGGCCAGAACTAGGTGTAACCTTCACTAAGCTTCACTGTTGGACTCTTACTCATTATAGCAAATGTGTCTTCATGGATGCAGACACCTTG GTGCTTTGCAATGTTGATGAATTGTTTGATCGAGAAGAGTTTTCAGCAGCTCCTGATTCTGGCTGGCCTGACTGCTTTAATAGTGGTGTATTTGTGTTCCGACCTTCTTTGAAAACTTACAACCTGCTGCTCCGGTTTGCTGCTGAACATGGCAGCTTTGATG GAGGTGATCAAGGCTTGTTGAATAGCTTCTTCAGCAACTGGGCAACGGCAGATATTGGCAAACACTTACCTTTTCTCTATAACTTAAGCAGCAGCGCTGTATACACCTACGTTCCTGCTTTCAATCA TTTTGGAAGAGATGCCAAAGTTGTTCACTTCTTGGGAGCAACAAAGCCCTGGAACTACAAATACAACCTTCAAACAAAGAGAGTTATGCAGGATGGCACCACGTCTGGATCTTTTCATCAGCTGTCATTTCTTGCCCTCTGGTGGAATATATACAGTGCCAGTATTTTGCCTTTGTTAGAAAAACTTCAGAAGATGGAAGAATCAGAATCTGAGGAATGCAAG CACACTTTCAATGGAGTTGAAATTACACTGAAAAAGGTCAGTCCTTCTGTGGCCAATTCACTGCAAATGCCTGTGCTTCCGGAGCAGACATATGAAATATATCCCACAGCATGTTCACCTGAGGAACTCACTTCCAAAGCT CAACCTGTATGTGAAGTTGAACAAAGCGGTTCTAAAGTCCATCTCTCTGAGCCTGACAGACCTCCAGAACAACTTGTATTTCATCCTGCGTTTCAGGAAACCTCAGAACTG AACGAGGTCACACATTCTGTTTCAGAGCTGTCTATTCACTTCAAACCAGAAGAACCAAGTCCAGAAGATGAACGGAGAAAATGGGAGGAAGGGTGTATGGACTATATGGGGAAAGATGCTTTTGAACATATCAAAAAGAAATTGGATGCTTTTTTACATTAA